A single Ctenopharyngodon idella isolate HZGC_01 chromosome 22, HZGC01, whole genome shotgun sequence DNA region contains:
- the LOC127505507 gene encoding uncharacterized protein LOC127505507, with translation MPEVTSTRSDRLTSKGIMFLCNTTAIKDWSYFLSQILPLVNKSAGFVHKSMDRVEAVTSTMVTALEPDLSGMSASHPPLNSNHTSGMEHVFQYSYSESDLQYTDYRTPQRDSIPLPKAVLYLVMAALVVVAVAYAIVGHLVKDLVHEFLEWVFGPRSDDRRSKSEVNCISSSVNEMSELSRPVDTCCIVYNHSESLNAMKPEELVVTIDETLQDLPREAYSGT, from the exons ATGCCGGAGGTCACTTCCACCAGAAGTGATAGGCTAACATCCAAAGGCATTATGTTTTTATGCAACACCACAGCCATCAAGGACTGGAGTTATTTTCTCTCTCAGATCTTGCCTCTTGTGAATAAATCAGCGGGATTTGTTCATAAGAGTATGGATCGGGTGGAGGCGGTGACGAGCACCATGGTGACGGCTCTGGAGCCCGATCTGAGCGGGATGAGCGCCAGTCATCCGCCGCTCAACTCCAATCACACATCCGGGATGGAGCACGTCTTTCAGTACTCGTACTCCGAGAGTGACCTGCAGTACACGGACTACAGGACGCCGCAGAGGGACTCGATACCGCTGCCCAAGGCGGTGCTGTACCTGGTCATGGCCGCGCTGGTGGTGGTCGCCGTGGCTTACGCGATCGTGGGGCACCTGGTGAAGGATCTCGTGCATGAGTTTTTGG AGTGGGTGTTTGGGCCGCGTTCAGACGACCGCAGGAGCAAGAGTGAGGTGAACTGCATCAGCAGCAGCGTGAATGAAATGAGCGAACTCTCGCGTCCAGTGGACACGTGCTGCATCGTGTACAATCACTCCGAGTCCCTGAACGCCATGAAGCCGGAAGAACTGGTGGTCACCATCGATGAGACCTTGCAGGACCTACCTCGTGAAGCTTACAGTGGAAcctaa
- the LOC127505505 gene encoding cytochrome P450 2J4, translating to MASVLSQLMGEWMDVQGLLIFLCVLLLVKHLRDVQSKNMPPGPFPLPVIGNLINLGFSDPLGSFQRIAERYGNVSTLYLGSNPCILLTGYETFKEAFVEQADIFTDRPYFPIVDKLSKGKGLVMSSGHMWRQQRRFALATLKYFGVGKKTLENSILQECRFLCDSVQTEQGLPFDPQRLVTNAVANIISGLVFGHRFEYDDHQFHLMQKYVDDFLQLPISNWGRLYNQFPTLMSLLPGKHQTAFASMSKLQPFMQEEFRKHKEERDPSNPRDYIDCYLDEIEKCKDSEAEFTEENLMHCVVDLFGAGTETTSNTLRWALLFMIKYPDVQEKVHSEIDQVIGQTRQPLMDDRTNLPYTYAVIHEIQRFANIITFTPPRVANKDTMVGGQLIPKGVIVMPLLKTILQDKNEYSTPYEFNPAHFLDENGMFLKKDNFIPFSIGKRMCPGEQLARMELFLFFISLMQRFTFLNLEGQKLSLKGSISVSSGPEPFQIRAVPR from the exons ATGGCGTCAGTGTTGTCACAGCTGATGGGGGAGTGGATGGATGTTCAGGGACTCCTGATATTTCTGTGTGTGCTGCTGTTGGTGAAACACCTGCGAGATGTTCAGTCCAAGAACATGCCGCCAGGACCCTTTCCTCTGCCTGTCATCGGAAACCTTATAAATTTAGGCTTTAGTGATCCACTGGGCTCCTTTCAGAGG ATTGCTGAGAGGTATGGAAATGTGAGCACACTTTATTTGGGAAGCAATCCCTGCATACTACTCACTGGATACGAGACTTTCAAAGAGGCGTTTGTGGAACAGGCGGACATCTTCACAGACCGGCCGTACTTCCCTATAGTTGACAAGCTCAGTAAAGGGAAAG GTCTAGTTATGTCGAGTGGCCACATGTGGCGTCAGCAGAGGCGTTTTGCTCTGGCAACACTGAAATACTTTGGTGTGGGGAAGAAAACGCTAGAAAACTCCATCCTGCAAGAGTGCCGCTTTCTCTGTGACTCTGTACAGACTGAACAAG GTTTGCCCTTTGACCCTCAGCGTCTCGTGACCAATGCCGTGGCTAATATAATCAGCGGGTTGGTGTTTGGTCACAGGTTTGAGTATGATGACCATCAGTTTCATCTGATGCAGAAGTATGTGGATGACTTCTTACAGCTTCCCATCTCCAACTGGGGACGG TTATATAACCAGTTTCCAACCCTCATGTCATTGCTGCCAGGAAAGCACCAGACGGCATTCGCCAGCATGTCTAAACTTCAGCCCTTCATGCAGGAGGAATTCAGAAAACACAAGGAGGAGAGAGACCCGTCCAACCCCAGAGACTACATTGACTGTTATCTGGATGAAATCGAGAAG TGTAAGGACAGCGAGGCAGAGTTCACAGAGGAGAACCTGATGCACTGTGTGGTTGATCTGTTTGGAGCGGGAACAGAGACCACCTCTAACACACTCAGATGGGCTTTACTCTTCATGATCAAGTATCCAGATGTGCAAG aGAAAGTCCATTCTGAGATCGATCAGGTGATTGGACAGACACGTCAACCACTAATGGATGACCGAACAAATCTGCCGTACACCTACGCTGTGATCCATGAAATTCAGAGGTTCGCCAACATTATTACCTTCACGCCTCCCAGAGTGGCCAACAAGGACACAATGGTGGGAGGACAACTCATCCCGAAG GGTGTGATAGTGATGCCCTTGCTAAAGACAATCCTACAGGATAAGAATGAGTACAGCACTCCGTATGAGTTCAACCCTGCACACTTTCTGGAtgaaaatggcatgtttttgaaGAAAGACAATTTCATTCCTTTTTCAATAG GTAAACGGATGTGTCCAGGTGAACAGCTCGCTCGTATGGagctcttcctcttctttatCTCGCTGATGCAGCGTTTTACCTTCCTGAATCTTGAAGGACAAAAGCTGAGTCTGAAAGGATCTATAAGCGTCTCATCCGGTCCTGAACCCTTCCAGATACGTGCTGTGCCTCGATAG